The Trichosurus vulpecula isolate mTriVul1 chromosome 3, mTriVul1.pri, whole genome shotgun sequence genome includes a window with the following:
- the TOR4A gene encoding torsin-4A, with translation MEGGQPSPRPAQVLSGGMVSSPVRAVIRLRRRFRILRKSRMRSNLPGESSLALTPSPSRLLQRQISLDRAKLSSTPVSHLPHRMNFEKPQYFTFEAPVESSFRRKKKRRKSRVVLYPESSRKYLPTEQKSKAKRCLLLLVAIVFVQILNAIENLDDNLQKYDLDGLEKALQRGVFGQKAAMNSIMELLRDYLATHIHSQPLVISFNGPSGVGKSHVGRLLAKHFRSVMEGDFVLQYYVMHHCPDYQEGLVCQQDLSERITDMVTRAEVEEKIPVFILDEVEFMSPGLLDTLHGFLQPQQSNEFLNAIYVLISSIGGSEVTRFTLHTVSSKLTPQHRREELSQSLHTLLASTHPLWETAEVVPFVLLEKWDIMNCFLDEMVGEGFYPDQSHIESLAGQLSYYNTTGGEFAVTGCKQVVAKVNLL, from the coding sequence ATGGAAGGAGGTCAGCCAAGCCCCCGACCTGCCCAGGTTCTCTCAGGGGGCATGGTCTCCTCACCGGTGAGGGCTGTCATTCGTCTGCGTCGGAGATTCCGGATCTTGCGCAAGAGCCGAATGCGATCCAACCTCCCTGGGGAGTCGTCCCTGGCTCTGACCCCATCCCCATCCCGGCTGCTTCAGAGACAGATCTCCCTAGACCGGGCCAAGCTGAGCAGCACCCCTGTGTCCCACCTCCCTCACCGCATGAACTTTGAGAAGCCCCAGTATTTCACCTTCGAGGCCCCTGTGGAATCGTCCTTCCGGAGGAAGAAGAAGCGCCGTAAATCCCGGGTTGTGTTGTACCCAGAAAGTTCTCGGAAATACCTCCCGACCGAGCAGAAGAGCAAGGCCAAACGCTGCTTGCTTCTGCTGGTGGCCATTGTCTTTGTTCAAATTCTCAATGCCATCGAGAACCTTGATGACAACTTGCAGAAGTATGACCTAGATGGGCTAGAGAAAGCCCTCCAGAGGGGTGTGTTTGGCCAGAAGGCCGCCATGAACAGCATCATGGAACTGTTGCGGGATTATTTGGCCACGCACATTCATAGCCAGCCACTGGTCATCTCGTTCAATGGCCCAAGCGGAGTGGGCAAGAGCCATGTGGGCCGGCTGCTGGCGAAACACTTCCGTTCAGTGATGGAGGGGGATTTTGTGTTGCAGTATTATGTGATGCATCACTGCCCAGACTATCAAGAGGGCCTAGTCTGCCAGCAGGACCTGTCTGAGCGGATCACTGACATGGTGACCCGggcagaggtagaagaaaagattCCTGTGTTCATCCTGGACGAGGTAGAGTTCATGTCCCCAGGCCTGCTAGACACTCTGCATGGCTTCCTCCAGCCTCAGCAATCCAATGAGTTTCTCAATGCCATCTATGTGCTCATCAGCAGCATTGGCGGCAGTGAGGTCACACGCTTCACTCTGCACACCGTCTCTAGCAAGCTGACCCCACAGCACCGCAGGGAGGAGCTCAGCCAGTCTCTCCACACCCTCCTGGCAAGCACCCACCCACTCTGGGAGACTGCTGAGGTGGTCCCCTTTGTTCTGCTAGAGAAGTGGGACATTATGAACTGCTTCCTGGATGAGATGGTGGGGGAAGGCTTCTATCCGGACCAGAGCCACATTGAGAGCCTGGCTGGGCAGCTCAGTTACTACAACACCACGGGAGGGGAGTTTGCTGTTACAGGCTGCAAGCAGGTGGTGGCCAAGGTCAACCTATTGTAG